A stretch of the Lolium perenne isolate Kyuss_39 chromosome 3, Kyuss_2.0, whole genome shotgun sequence genome encodes the following:
- the LOC127343083 gene encoding carbonic anhydrase, chloroplastic-like, with amino-acid sequence MGGCCCCFPSKPRRENPMHPAAEPLIQGKPNHAPPHHQPPPVINSTDEGKGKDAIVRLKTGFERFKTNIFDKNPKLFEPLKKDQSPKYMVFACADSRVCPTLTLGLKPGEAFTVRNVASMIPAYQKTRHCSIGSAIEFAVVVLKVEYIVVIGHSRCAGIRELLSLKDKGPNAYHFIEDWVKIGMNAKNKVQRENRLLPFDDQCTVLEKEAVNVSLRNLDSYPFVKDRMSKGTLHLIGARYDFVHGSFETWKL; translated from the exons ATgggcggctgctgctgctgcttcccCTCTAAACCTCGCAGGGAGAACCCAATGCACCCGGCCGCAGAGCCGCTCATCCAGGGGAAGCCGAATCACGCCCCTCCCCACCATCAGCCGCCCCCGGTGATCAACTCCACTGACGAG GGTAAGGGTAAAGACGCCATCGTGCGCCTGAAGACCGGCTTCGAGCGTTTCAAGACGAATATTTTTGA CAAGAATCCGAAGCTGTTTGAACCGCTTAAGAAGGACCAGTCCCCCAAG TACATGGTGTTCGCATGCGCTGACTCACGAGTGTGCCCAACATTAACCCTCGGACTGAAGCCAGGCGAGGCATTCACTGTTCGGAATGTTGCTAGCATGATCCCTGCCTACCAAAAG ACCAGGCACTGCAGCATCGGGTCAGCCATCGAGTTTGCCGTGGTTGTCCTCAAG GTTGAGTACATTGTTGTGATTGGTCACAGCCGCTGTGCTGGAATTAGGGAGCTACTCTCGCTGAAGGACAAAGGGCCAAATGCTTA CCACTTCATCGAGGACTGGGTGAAGATCGGTATGAATGCCAAGAACAAGGTCCAGAGAGAAAACAGGTTGTTGCCTTTTGACGACCAATGCACTGTACTTGAAAAG GAGGCTGTCAATGTGTCCCTTCGAAATCTGGACTCCTACCCATTCGTCAAGGATAGAATGAGCAAGGGCACACTGCATTTGATTGGTGCACGCTACGACTTCGTCCACGGCAGCTTCGAGACATGGAAACTCTGA